From a single Petroclostridium xylanilyticum genomic region:
- a CDS encoding DNA gyrase/topoisomerase IV subunit B, translating to MPKNNKGNEYGNESISSLKGADRVRLRPGVIFGSDGLEGCQHSVFEILSNSIDEAREGYGSVIEVTRFRDCSIMIKDMGRGIPLDYNPKEQRYNWELVFCELYAGGKYKNNSGENYEFSLGLNGLGSCATQYSSEYMDVTVYRDGYRYDLHFEKGENIGGLKKEPCKYEHTGTIIKWKPDIEVFTDINIPLEYFQTTLKKQAVVNAGLRFVLYDEISSDSYDIYEYYYENGIIDYIKEVNQEKGFTEIQFYETEKRGRDREDKPEYKVKLQIAFCFNNEINLLEYYHNSSFLEYGGSPDRAVKNAFVAGIDQYLKANNKYNKNESKITFADIQDSLILVSNSFSTVTSYENQTKKAITNKFIQEAMTDFLKQQLEIYFIENKVEADKIAEQILINKRSRETAEKARINIKKKLGGNIDITNRVQKFVDCRTKDVSKRELYIVEGDSALGACKLGRDAEFQAIIPVRGKILNCLKADYDKIFKNDIIVDLLKVIGCGVEIKSKHNKDLHSFDYDSLKWDKIIICTDADVDGYQIRTLILTMLYRLVPTLIEKGKIYIAESPLFEITTKNKTYFAYTEKEKMAIISKLKDKYTIQRSKGLGENEPEMMWQTTMNPETRRLIQVLPEDVEKTQEVFELLLGDNLQGRKDFIAENGYKYIDMIDVS from the coding sequence GCCAAAAAATAATAAAGGAAATGAGTACGGAAATGAAAGTATATCTTCACTTAAAGGTGCAGATAGGGTCAGGTTGCGGCCAGGAGTTATTTTTGGTTCCGATGGCTTGGAAGGATGCCAGCATTCAGTATTTGAAATTTTATCAAACTCTATAGATGAAGCAAGAGAGGGTTATGGAAGTGTTATCGAGGTTACAAGATTCAGAGACTGTTCTATTATGATAAAAGACATGGGAAGGGGTATCCCTCTGGATTATAATCCAAAAGAACAAAGATATAATTGGGAGCTTGTATTTTGCGAGTTGTATGCAGGAGGAAAGTATAAGAACAATTCGGGAGAAAACTATGAATTCAGTCTCGGTTTAAATGGTCTGGGAAGCTGTGCAACGCAATATAGTTCCGAGTATATGGATGTTACAGTTTACCGTGATGGTTACAGGTATGATTTGCACTTTGAGAAAGGTGAAAATATAGGTGGATTAAAAAAAGAGCCTTGTAAATATGAGCATACAGGGACGATTATTAAATGGAAACCGGACATTGAAGTATTTACAGATATTAATATTCCTCTTGAGTATTTTCAGACTACCCTAAAAAAACAAGCTGTAGTCAATGCCGGCTTGCGATTTGTACTTTATGATGAAATCTCGAGTGACTCCTATGATATTTATGAATATTATTACGAAAACGGCATAATCGACTATATCAAAGAAGTCAATCAAGAAAAAGGATTTACCGAAATACAATTCTATGAAACCGAAAAAAGGGGAAGAGACCGGGAAGATAAGCCGGAGTATAAAGTTAAGCTGCAAATTGCATTTTGTTTTAATAACGAGATTAATCTATTGGAATATTACCATAACTCCAGCTTTCTTGAATATGGCGGTTCTCCTGACAGAGCGGTTAAAAATGCCTTTGTTGCCGGGATAGACCAATATTTAAAAGCGAATAACAAATATAATAAAAATGAAAGCAAGATTACTTTTGCAGACATTCAAGACAGTCTAATACTGGTTAGCAACTCCTTTTCAACGGTAACAAGCTATGAGAATCAAACGAAAAAAGCAATAACAAACAAGTTTATACAGGAAGCGATGACTGATTTTTTAAAGCAGCAGTTGGAGATTTATTTTATTGAAAATAAGGTAGAAGCGGATAAAATTGCTGAACAAATTCTTATTAATAAAAGAAGCAGGGAAACGGCTGAAAAGGCTAGAATAAACATCAAGAAAAAATTAGGTGGAAATATTGATATTACAAATAGAGTCCAAAAATTTGTGGACTGCCGTACAAAAGATGTTAGCAAAAGAGAGCTCTATATTGTGGAAGGGGATTCTGCGCTGGGAGCTTGCAAATTGGGTAGGGATGCGGAATTTCAAGCGATTATTCCGGTAAGGGGGAAGATTCTTAATTGCTTAAAAGCCGATTATGATAAAATTTTTAAAAATGATATTATTGTGGATCTGCTAAAGGTAATCGGCTGCGGAGTTGAAATTAAATCCAAGCATAATAAAGACTTACACTCCTTTGACTATGATAGCTTAAAATGGGACAAAATCATCATATGTACTGATGCTGATGTAGACGGATATCAGATCAGGACTCTAATCTTAACAATGCTGTACAGATTGGTGCCGACACTTATTGAAAAAGGTAAGATATACATTGCCGAATCCCCACTATTCGAAATTACTACAAAAAACAAAACTTATTTTGCGTACACTGAAAAAGAGAAAATGGCAATTATCTCAAAGCTCAAAGATAAATATACTATTCAACGTTCCAAAGGACTGGGTGAAAACGAGCCTGAGATGATGTGGCAGACAACCATGAAT